The following nucleotide sequence is from Hippopotamus amphibius kiboko isolate mHipAmp2 chromosome 11, mHipAmp2.hap2, whole genome shotgun sequence.
AAGAGGTCCAGAAAGATGTTGCAAGGTATCTTATGACCTACACTCAGAAGTCCCAGAACATCACTTCTGCTACATTCCATTGGTCATGTAAGTCACTGTGCCAGCACAATTTCAAGGAGAAAGAACACCAAAAGGCATCAATCCTGGGAGACATGGTTCATTGGCCATCCATGTTTCGAGACTAGCTAGCACACTCTATTGAGACTCATTGTGACGCTCCAATCTGAAgagttatgtttttctttctacctAGCAAAAATGTATATAGTACATTCTAGGTGTCAGACACTATTCTAAATATTTCACATGCATTAACGCATTTAATCATCATAACaatctttatctttattttgtacgtaggaaatagaggcacagatatgttaagtaacttccccaaagTTTTGGGACAATGATTGGCAATGATGGACTCCAAGTCCAAGCACTCTGCCTACAgtcttttttcttaaacattataCTATGCTTTCTTAGCGGTTACCTCTTCAAATATAACCCATTCTCCCTGCTATATTCTTCTGGACTTCATTTTTACCAGATGAAGTAGCAAGTTTTCAATCTATTTTCCATGTTCTTTAACTCAACCTATTTATTGTCTAGGtttgtattttggtttttatcttaGATGTCCCTttcattttaccatttttctctttAGCTTTGTTCAATCAGCAATTTGACACATTCaccatgtttttaatttcaaagattcTATGTTTTATTTCTAGAAGATTTCCATGGTTATTTTCCAGACCtgcttgttgtttattttaaaaaatgtttttatctctcttttggtttctatttcttcttttatctctataataattttaaacattttagttgACTTCAGAATCTTCTTTTATATCAAATACTAAATATGCTAATCTATTATTTTATCTCATTCATTGATGCTGCATTTTTTCTGACACATTTTGTAATATTTACTATTCTATATATTTCTCTGGGATTCTCTTGTAGTCCGAGATATCAAAGTAGTCTGCcagagttattttattttttgcttgattCTTGCACAGTTTCCAACAGACTAGAAAAATCAACATGACTTTATCAATAGatgtatgaaaataatttcataaacttCAATATATTTCTATGATAAAACTTCTcagaacaataacaataaaatgacACATAAAATGTCATGGCCCTATATCAGTCTCTTCAAGTTATTCTTACTTAAGGAGACAGGGAAGTGACTAGAAAGAAGTTGTGAGTTTTAAGTAATCTTTCTAACTTTACTTCCAAATCAATGTTGGCTTCTGTTTAACTGTTGATTTTATTCCTCAACTCTATCTATTGGACATTTCCTCAACCAAAAATTCCTCAAGGTTTTTCACTAATGAGTAACTCTGGGAACTGAGTCTCTAAGGCCAAAAAGATTTCTTCTGAAGCCAAACTCTTTCTGGTCCCAAGAGAGATGAAGGTTGATAATGCTCAGCTCCTATACTGCATTATCTTTACCTGCTCTCATTGGTGTATCCCAAGGCCCTGGACATGTTCTGTCCCATCTACCCACCAATAGCATTGGCTAGAATGAACATCTCCAAGGTCATCATTCATGGAGTAGAGATTAGGAAAGCTAGAGGCAAGTGTTGAAGATGTCATTTGGCAAATGGAGGAATGGGATCAGCTTTCAAAGTGGACCACAGAGAGTTAAAGTTCTGCACTTGGTGGGCTATATAATGTTGAAAGTCTGTTTGATTTGTGTATCTGTTTCCAACACAGTATGTAAATCAATCCAGCTGTAAGAAAACATCTAAAATGGTAAAACTGCTACTATAGAAATGTCTACTTGGAAGTTAAATATACAAGTCTAGAGTTAAGAAAATAGGTTGAAATGAAGGTATAATTTGAGAGTTACCTGTTTATAGATACATGAGGCAAGGAACTggaaggcagagaagaagagaggTACAAAAGTGAAtaacagggaggaagaggagtaaCCAGGCAAGAAGATTGAAAAGGAGTCTGCGCTGGAAATCCAGGAGAGTGTGGTGGGTATCCTgaaagcaagatttttttaaatgtaccagGTAAGAAAAGATGGCTCAATTGTGTTAAGTCTTAttgagaggtcaagtaacttaaGGACTGAGAATTGAACTTTGACACTGACAAGAGGAAAGTCAGTGGAATGATAAGAGCAAAAGCTTGATGGAAGTGGGTTCAAGAGAGGAGTCAAGGCAAAACAATCAGTTTGAAGAGTAATGGACAATGAATAGTGGAGACAATGAACTCTTTGAAGAGGTTTCCCTAAGATCTGAGACGTGGGCCATTAGCTGGAGAAGTCTACAGGGACTCACCAGGGTTAGGATATGGTCCTTCTGAGGctgaaattttaaagatgaatagaAAAGACCTCATAACTGTGAGGTGTTGAAATAGTTTATAGGTAATTTCAGTATTGAGCCGCACTTGTCCTGAGGTCTAAGGTGAACCATATATTTTCTAGAGAATAACCCGGAGGTGGATACAATAACAGTAAGAGTATTCAGTAACAGTCAAGAAGGCACAATCTGGGAGAAGATTTGAAAATGTGAGTGGTATGGCCCTCTCTGAGCTGAAGTATTGTTCTGAAGAGATGAAGGAGTAGGGGAAGACTTAACCTTGTAAGAAAAGGGGAAGAGTTCAGTTCTCAATAAAAaggataaggaaaatgaaaataaagaaaaaaggaaatagagtaatacagaaaatgaaagaatatattatGCTATATTTGAATTCTACCCAGGAGATTAATGGCATTCACATCATCTGATGTCAGAGCATGCTAGAAAACCAGATTCTCATGTCCCGCCTCAGAcctattaaatcagaatctctgaagtGGATCCCAGAAATCTGAGACTTAACTGGCTCACCAGGTGATTCTTAAGCATGCTAAGGTTTGAGAATCTCTGTTCTCAAGTATTCAAAACTGCTTGGCATAAGGAGGGAAAAAGTTATATCTCTTTACCCTAAGTCAGTTAACATTGGAATATTTAAAGATTgctagaaacaagaaagaaatgagagtgtaagtggaaatgaaaatgtaattgtGCCTATCACAAGATTCATTAAAAGACTTTGATTATAGATTCCACAGGCTGAAAAGGATGTTAGAGATCATCTACTTACACAACTCATTATTAGCaaacccaaataaatatttttttaattttattggagtgtagttgattaacaatgttgtgttagtttctgctgtacagcgaagtgaatcagttagatagatatatatatccttttgttTATGTGTAATTGATTATTTCCAAGGAGCATAGTATAGCTCATCTCATCATAGTAGTTAATGCAAAGGGCATTTCCTCCCCCACTTACACACTTGAAATACATAGATGTCCTCATGTTGTGAGAGCAGTTATTGAACAATAATCCTTGGAACCGACCATGTACTCATCTCCTTGGTGGtgcttaaagaattttttaaaagaacgtATGGTCCCTACTCCCACAAATTTATACTATAATTGAGAAGAGAAGATTTACATGTGAGGATTTTCAGAAGATACCTTCAGTTAGTATTGTATTAAGGACTAAATTATTCAATCTATATATTTCAgaagttataaaataataaggGATAGACAGGATAGCTTCATGGTGGGGAAGAGGATAAATTTTACATGAGCCCACAAGGCCTGATGATATTTGGGTGAAGAAGGAAACACATCAGGAGAGAAGAGGACTGGGGTTTAAAGTTAATGAGAGTAAGTGTGTGAAGGCAGAAGTAAGCATGTTTGTAGAACTATGAGGTGCTCAGTccaaggagagaggagagtggATGCTGGTGAGCAGTGGAAAATCCTGTTGCCTAGGTAGGAGGATACAGAGGTAGAAATTCTTGATAAACAGGCACTGAGTATATATATGATGCAATAGGAAATAAGATGTTAGAGGAATTTTAACCAGGGAGAGTCAGGCCCAAAGAAGAAAGCCCTAAAATATATGGCAGATGCTCACGGCATGGAACTAGAGACAGTGAAGCCTGTTAAGTGGCTGATGAAACTAACTGGAGTGAGTCCATTAGAGAAAGCCCCAAAAGGGTAACAATTAAAAAGGTCAGAAAGGGACTGAAATGaatgatatttttagaaaataaagcttACAGCCTTTGGTCTAAACTtgatgaataaaggaaaaagatgaatCAATGTTTCCAACCCATGTTACTAGGACAATATTTTGTAGGAAAGAAGTTTATTCTTGAAGTGTTAAAATGCAATAGGACTTTTGGGGGAAGAAAACCTATTGTTTGTCCTGCCTTCACAttccattaattaatttattcattttctaacaAATACTGTCTTTTGTATTCCAAGCACTGAGATACACAGGAGAAGAAAACCAGATTCAATCTCTGCCACAATGATCCTATAGCCTTGTTAGGGAGACCAACATTAGCTAAAtaacttaaataaatatttaaataaaataaatgtggttACATTCACCACATTAAAACTGTAGTAATCTACCAAGGTGCCATGACAGCACAGAAAAGGAAGGGTTGTCTTAGTCAAAGAGGCAACAGAGGACTTTCCTAAGAAAGTCACCAGTAGATCTGAGGTTGGAAGGATGAGCAAGAGCAAACTCAGAGCAAAGAGAATGAACGTGGTACATATAAGGTAATGCAATGCAGCCAGCATTGCTGGGAAGCAGATGATGAGTGGACTATGGTGCAAGATGAACCTGGTGAGACACCTTAAGGTCAAAACCAAATGAGCTTTGTAAGACATGGCAGGGCTTCAAACTACAGTATAagtacaataatcaagacagcatggtaccggtacaaaaccagaaatataggtcaatggaacagaatagagagcccagagataaatccacgcatgtatgggcaccttatctttgacaaagggggcaagaatatacaatagaaaaaagacagcctcttcaataagtggtgctgggaaaattggacagctacttgtaaaagaatgaaattagaacacttccttacaccatacacaaaaacaaactcaaaatggattaaagacctaaatgtaaggccagacactataaaacgcctagaggaaaacataggcagaacaatgtatgacacacatcaaagcaagatcctttttgacccacctcctagaatcatggaaataaaatcaagaataaacaaatgggacctaatgaaacttaaaagcttttgcacagcaaaagaaaccataaacaagacaagaaggcaaccctcagaatgggagaaaatacttgccaatgaagaaactgacaaaggattaatctccaaaatatacaaacagctcgttcagcttaataccaaaaaataacccaatccacaaatgggcagaagacttaaatagacatttctccaaagaagacatgcagatggctaacaaacacatgaaaagatgctcaatatcactcatcattagagaaatgcaagtcaaagccatgaggcatcacctcacactggtcagaatggccatcatcaaaaaatttagaaacaataaatgctggagagggtgtggagaaaagggaactctcttgcactgttgatgggaatataagttggtacagccactatggaaagcaatatggaggttcctcaaaaaactaaaaatagaactaccatatgacccaacaatcccactactgggcatatacccagagaaaaccataatccaaaaagaaacatgtagcacaatgttcactgcagcactgtttacaatagccaggaaatggaagcaacctaaatgcccatcaacagatgaatggatcaagaagatgtggcacatatatacaatggaatattattcagccataaaaaggaatgaaattgagttatttgtcatacaaagtgaagtaagccagaaagagaaaaacaaatacagtatgctaactcatatacatggaatctaaaaaaaatggtactgatgaactcagtgatagggaaaaaatgaagatgcagatgtagagaatggacttgaggacacagggtggggttgaaggggaagttgggacaaagtgagagagcagcattgacatatatacactaccaaacgtaaaatagatacctagtgggaaactgctgcataaaacagggagatcaactcaatgatgggtgataacttagagcggtgggatagggagggtgggagggaatcacgggagggaggggatatggggatatatgtataaatacagctgatccacgttgttgtatagcaaaaactggcacaccagtgtaaagcaatcatattccaataaagagctttaaaaaaaatacgaCGGCATTTTTCATAAGAGCAATGGTTTTCTAGAGACCcactttcttaaattttattgaagtatagttgatttacaatgttgtgttaatctctgctgtacaacatagtgactcagttatacatatattctttttcatattcttttgcattatggtttatcacaggatattgaacaaatttcctgtgctatacagtaggaccttgttttttatccatcctatatataatagtttgctaatcctaaactcccaagactccccttctctcccccctcccttttccctcccctttcccctccccactggcaaccacaagtctcctctttgttttttgttttttcttttttccaggatCAGatttcccctaccagggattgaacccaggccactgcagtgaaagcaccgtgTCCTAACTACTTAACTGCCAGCGAACTCCCACAGGTCTGTTCTATAtttctatgactctgtttctgtttcatagatgtattcatttgtgttgtatttcagattccacatataagtgatatcatatagtatttgtctttctctttctgacttcacttagtatgataatctctaggtccatccatgttgccacagatagcattgtttcatttttttaatggctgaataattttccattgtgtatacatatatcacatcttctttatccattcatctgttgatggacatttaggttgtttctgtgtcttggctattgtaaatagtgctgcaatgaacattggagtggatgtgtctttctgaattatggtgttctctgggtatatgcccagaagtggaatttctggatcatatggcaactctatttttagttttttgaggaacctccacaccattttttatagtggctgcaccaatttacatttccaccggCAATGTAGGAgaattgccttttctccacaccctctttagcatttattgcttgtagattttttggtgatggccattctgatcggtatgaggtgatacctcattgtagttttgatttgcatttctctaataattagtgatgttgagcatttttttttctgtgctttttggccatctctatgtcttctttggagaaatatctatttagatcttccacccattttttcatagggttatttgttttttggatattgagctgcatgagctatttgtatatactcaaaatggattaaagacctaaatgtaaagctaGACACTAtgaaattcttagaggaaaacatatgcaaaacactctttgacataaatcgcagcaagatcttttttgatcctcctagagtaatgaaaataaaaacaaaaataaacaaattggatctaattaaacttaaaagcttttgcacagtaaagaaaaccataaacaaaacaaaaacacaacactcagaatgggagaaaatatttgcaaatgaagcaaccgataagggattactctccaaaatatagagacccatttttaaacaaagaagcgACAtgatgagattttctttttttgaaaagatcatgCTGACCACAGTATGGAGAACATATTGGATGGGGCAAGATCCATGTTAAAACAATTAGGTGGATAACAGTTCTCCAGTCAATCAACAATACCTTGAACTAGAATAGTGACTGTGCAGGTGGGTAGGAGCATTTATTGAGTTTCTGCTATATGCCAAGCACAAAGCTAAGTACTGAAATGCAGCCTCTGCTTTGAAAGACTGGTAGTCTTCTGAAGAAAACAGACTCGTGAACAAGTAGTTAAACCATAAATCATACAAAGTTTAATTAAGAAAACTCCTTTACACTGTAATTACTCCAGGAAGTCTCTGTTGTTTCTCCCATTCTCTTACTTTCACGCCTCCTTACTTTGACCATCTTTCATGAAGTCCAACTCCTGTCCTTCCCAttgctattttagttttttatccattcctcacaTTGGTGGTATAAGGAAACCCACAGATAAGAGAACGATCCATGTTCTATCCACCACAGTAGCTAACAGTGAGTGAATATTCTTCATGCTGATTCCCTCCTTATAGCACATCAAGACCCAGAATGAACTGCAGCAAGAACCCTGACTTTGTCCTCTCAGGGCTGTCCAGTGACCCAGACAAACGACAGCTCCTCTTTGGTCTCTTCCTCACCCTCTACTTGCTGAGTCTCTTAGGAAACTTGCTACTTCTGCTGGCTATCAGTGCTGACATCCACCTCCAtacacccatgtacttcttcctcagccaGCTCTCCCTGGTCGACCTCTGCCTCATGACCACCACAGCCCCCAAAATGCTGGAGGCTTTGTGGACCAGCAATGGATCAATCTCTTTCTCTCAGTGTCTGGCCCAATTGTATTTCTTTGCTGTTTTTGCAAATATGGACAACCTGCTTTTGACTGCCATGGCTATCGATCGCTATGCTGCCGTCTGCCATCCTCTGCACTATCCAATCCTCATGACTCCTTGCAGATGTGGACTGCTGGTGGGTGGGTCATGGGGAGTGGCCCACTCTGACTCTTTGATCCAAACCTTGTTGCTAACCCGACTATCATTCTATACTAATCTAAAGATTCCCCACTTTTTATGTGATTTCAGCCCACTCTTATGGCTTTCCTGCTCTGATACCCGCCTCAATGAGGAGCTGATGATGGTTCTGACAGGACTTTTAGGAATCAGCCCTCTCCTCTGCATCATAAGTTCTTATGCCCATATTTTCCTTGCTGTAGCTAGGGTCCCATCAGcacaggggaaaaagaaagccCTGGCCACATGCAGCTCCCACCTCTCCATGGTCATCCTCTTCTACAGCACGGTCTTTGCCACCTACCTGAAACCCCCATCAActtctcacagctctggggaGCTGATTGCTGCTGTCATGTATACCCTGGTAACTCCCACTCTCAACCCCTTTATTTATAGTCTAAGAAATAAGGATGTGAAGAGTTCACTGAAAAGGGTTCTGGGCATAGAGAGTTCTTGGGATTAGGGATAACCCCCATAAACAAGCAGGAAAAATCTCTCCCCACTTCACCACCACATtgacaaagtgaatcaattaaCATCAAGATTTGCATGGAGCATTACATAGACTAttggaaagaaaactgaaatagaaatCAGAACTAGGTTTGAgttctctccttgccctccatgTATAGGGGCCAGTTTTGAATTTCACCTGGGGATTTCCCAAGGTTGAGAATCAACCCATGGGCAATCCCACTGATCTGAGAAAGCAGAAATCAGAGTTTGGGAAATCTGGGGCACCTGAAGCAACTGAAAGTTGTAGGATAGGCATCAGAGAAGAGAGACTTGTGCAGAGGACACCAAAAAATACATTTGGGGGCAGATGTTGTAGCTGTGACTGATTTCCAAGTTGTACATGTACATGGAAAGACCATTTGAGACTTATTAGAAAGAAGCTGCTACAggcttaaaataaaacagacactGGAAGAGAAGCAGGTCTTGGGGAAAAGCAATACCAGGAGAATGTGCTGTTCTGGCCCTGCTAAACTGGGGACAGCCTGTTAATACCTCATTAATATCCTTGTTATCAACCTAACACTCTTAAGTCCAAGCCTTAAGAATGAAAACCACATCTTTGAGTAAGGTCTACTCTAGACCTGACCAAACACAGGCTAAAGCCAAAGCCCTGACTATGCACACCAGGAAGAGAGAATTTGGAAGCTGAGTCATGTGACACAACAGTGACACCTTGGGCTTTTCACAAATCCATACTACCAAAGCATAAAACCAAGCCTACTCAAGTTCAAGATGATTCTCTGTGACTCGAAATGTCTGCTAGAACAAAAATCAATCTTCTGAAGAAGGTGACAGAATCAAGTTTCCACAATGATCCGTATTCAGTCAAAAAATTATTAGTCATACAAATACATGGGGAAATCTGATCCATattcaagagaaaaggaagtcaTATAAAAACTGAACTTACTGTGGCCCTGATGTATGAATCCACAGATAGGTGTTACAACAGTTGCAAATATAttcaaaacatgaaaagaaagtatgttcaaagaattaaatCACTTGAGCATTAATTATCAACATTTATCAATGGAAGCTAAAAATATTACGTGAAAGGCTGATGGAGGACTGAATAATACATGGATCAGACAGATGCCACTTATGGCCAAACAGAACCATAAGTAAGCAGTCACCAGTGGCATCACTAAAAATGGGACAACCAAACACTGCATGCCTAATGATATGATGCAGTAGAAATCACAGCAACTGTGTGATATTCTGCTAAAAAGCTAATCAAGAGCCAATTAAGCTTCTATCTTAATATCAGTTTGGTAGTGTAAGTGTGtaataattatcttatttttgaTTGTAATGTAAGTGCCTAACATTAAGCTTTTGATTCCCAGGGCAACTGTTTCAAACATACTTATCTCAAATAAACATGTATAGTCAACTACACAACTAGATAAAGACCCAGGCCACTCCACCCATGAAGTTCCCCTTTTAGAAAACCCTGGgtgtggctaacaaacacatgaaaagatgctcaacatcacttatcattagagaaatgcaggtcaaagttacaatgaggtatcacctacaccggtcagaatagccatcatcaaaaaatctagaaacaataaatgctagagagggtgcggagagaagggaactctcctgcactgctggtgggaatgcaaattggtacagccactatggaaaacaatatggaggttcctcaaaaaactaaaaatagaattaccatatgacccagcaatcacaaaactgggcatataccctgagaaaaccataatccaaaaagaaatgtagcacaatgttcattgtagcactatttacaacagccaggacatggaagcaacctaaatgcccatccacagatgaatggatcaagaagatgtggcacatatctacaatggaatattactcagccataaagaggactgaaattgagttatttgtagtgaggtgaatggaactagagactgtcatacagagtgaagtaagccagaaagagaaaaacaaatacactatgctaactcatatacatggaatcttaaaaaatggttctgataaacccagtgacagggcaagaataaagatgcagatgtagagaacggacttgaggatacgggggtgggggggaggcaaaggggaagctgggacaaagtgagagtgtagcattgacatatatacaccaccaaatgtaaaatagaaagctagtgggaagctgttgcatagcacagggagatcaactcaatgatggctgatgacttagaggggtggggtagggagggtgggaaggactcgcgggagggaggggatatgaggatatatgtgtaaatacagctgtttcactttggtatacagcaaaaactgacacaacagtgtaaag
It contains:
- the LOC130831936 gene encoding olfactory receptor 24-like is translated as MNCSKNPDFVLSGLSSDPDKRQLLFGLFLTLYLLSLLGNLLLLLAISADIHLHTPMYFFLSQLSLVDLCLMTTTAPKMLEALWTSNGSISFSQCLAQLYFFAVFANMDNLLLTAMAIDRYAAVCHPLHYPILMTPCRCGLLVGGSWGVAHSDSLIQTLLLTRLSFYTNLKIPHFLCDFSPLLWLSCSDTRLNEELMMVLTGLLGISPLLCIISSYAHIFLAVARVPSAQGKKKALATCSSHLSMVILFYSTVFATYLKPPSTSHSSGELIAAVMYTLVTPTLNPFIYSLRNKDVKSSLKRVLGIESSWD